One Halorientalis litorea DNA segment encodes these proteins:
- a CDS encoding alkaline phosphatase family protein codes for MRPVVILGLDGAAIDVIDGWVDDGELPNLRRVREEGVYEPMHACLPPVTSPNWKCYATGRNPGEFGIFWWQNVDFEGERIHYPNDRKFITPEIWDYLNENDQSAGVVNLPIQYPPREVDEFMIAGGPDAENEGYTNPATLEDRLESEYDWKVRADTSINEQGMDAVDEIIDLIGLRFSVAADLFEERDLDFLHVTTFHINQLQHFLGDHEKTLEGWKRIDDALGRFLEQDVNVLLMSDHGSAPIEKIFHVNTWLERNGFLELDMNEAVTGFFERVGLTRTRVRAVVNTLGIADALKRVTPDSMVNSLPEETGAINQAYATDLIDWDASVAVASGQGPIYLNPQLSDSGRERAITEITEGLESLTLPGSDAPTVREVRRGDEVYSGRFAAEAPDLVLDQGPGVHVDGDFGGEDLYRDLGEWSMLNARDGIFMGHGPDVQSASLDDHAEILDLAPTILHLLDCPVPETLEGRVVTEMFAEGSDPAERPVERVEPGHYDIAASGRGDGQALEERLQDLGYLDQ; via the coding sequence GAGACCTGTCGTCATTCTCGGCCTCGACGGTGCGGCCATCGACGTTATCGACGGGTGGGTGGACGACGGCGAACTCCCGAACCTCCGCCGCGTTCGCGAGGAGGGGGTCTACGAACCGATGCACGCCTGCCTGCCGCCGGTCACCTCTCCGAACTGGAAATGCTACGCGACTGGCCGCAACCCCGGAGAGTTCGGCATCTTCTGGTGGCAGAACGTCGACTTCGAGGGCGAGCGCATCCACTACCCGAACGACCGGAAGTTCATCACGCCGGAGATTTGGGACTATCTCAACGAGAACGACCAGTCCGCCGGTGTGGTGAACCTCCCCATCCAGTACCCGCCGCGGGAGGTAGACGAGTTCATGATAGCCGGCGGCCCCGACGCCGAGAACGAGGGGTACACCAACCCTGCGACCCTCGAAGACCGCCTCGAATCCGAGTACGACTGGAAGGTGCGCGCCGACACGTCCATCAACGAGCAGGGGATGGACGCAGTCGACGAGATAATCGACCTCATCGGCCTCCGCTTTTCGGTCGCGGCCGACCTGTTCGAGGAACGTGACCTCGATTTCCTCCACGTCACGACGTTCCACATCAACCAACTCCAGCACTTCCTCGGCGACCACGAGAAGACGCTGGAAGGCTGGAAGCGAATCGACGACGCGCTCGGACGATTTCTGGAACAGGACGTGAACGTGCTGTTGATGAGTGACCACGGGTCCGCACCCATCGAGAAGATATTCCACGTCAACACGTGGCTCGAACGGAACGGCTTCCTCGAACTCGACATGAACGAAGCCGTCACTGGCTTCTTCGAGCGAGTCGGCCTCACGCGGACACGGGTCCGAGCCGTCGTCAACACGCTCGGCATCGCCGACGCGCTCAAGCGGGTGACGCCGGATTCGATGGTCAACAGCCTCCCCGAGGAGACCGGTGCCATCAACCAAGCGTACGCGACGGACTTGATAGATTGGGACGCCTCGGTGGCGGTAGCGAGCGGACAAGGCCCCATCTATCTCAACCCACAACTGAGTGACTCCGGACGGGAACGAGCGATCACGGAGATTACCGAGGGGCTCGAATCGCTGACGCTCCCCGGGTCGGACGCGCCGACGGTCCGGGAGGTTCGACGTGGTGACGAGGTGTACAGCGGTCGGTTCGCGGCGGAGGCACCCGACCTCGTATTGGACCAAGGTCCGGGCGTCCACGTCGACGGCGACTTCGGCGGTGAGGACCTCTACCGTGACCTCGGCGAGTGGAGTATGCTGAACGCCCGCGACGGCATCTTCATGGGCCACGGTCCGGACGTTCAGTCGGCATCGCTGGACGACCACGCCGAGATTCTGGACCTCGCCCCGACGATTCTCCACTTACTCGACTGTCCGGTACCCGAGACGTTGGAGGGGCGAGTCGTCACGGAGATGTTCGCCGAGGGGAGCGACCCCGCCGAGCGTCCCGTCGAGCGAGTCGAACCGGGTCACTACGACATCGCCGCCAGCGGGCGCGGCGACGGACAGGCACTCGAAGAGCGCCTGCAAGACTTGGGCTACCTCGACCAGTAA
- a CDS encoding flippase, translated as MASRESLRTLVKGAGFSLFGSVFSKVSHFAFYWVIARVAGADGFGVFSVALAVLGFSQIVSLLGLRGGVNRYVAYYRGQDDEARARGTVRIAVVAVLVSSLLVAVVVAAGHEYLADLLLDPGTPSRVLYLIAFVVPLEALSSVFMATLRGLKRIDFQVAAQNILQGILKITGFLAFYLAGFDTLVSLVFGYATAMVGTLLVGLYFVEGREFPVLRGGARYEPRELLVFSIPLLFTGALNLVVDWTDVLMLGYFGVNADVGIYNIALQVAMVMQIGFTAFGAITGPVLSELVGKDELGELESVLKISNKWVLVLTVPMVAFVFPFASDVVRLFGTEFRQGASVVVLIGIAMLVKTTFSMSGTVIKSMGHSNIILANHAVAGVLNFLMNLVLIPQLGIVGAAIATSVAIGLDGILPGVELYLWKRISPLRPDFVEPVAAAAVSTVAIFVGLGWATDIHYLMILPVGTVYLFVYGFVLMSIGGLKEEDVYILEAMRDRTGFESPRIERFVRRFV; from the coding sequence GTGGCGAGCAGAGAGTCTCTGCGGACGCTCGTCAAGGGTGCCGGGTTCAGCCTGTTCGGGTCGGTGTTCTCGAAGGTCAGTCACTTCGCGTTCTACTGGGTCATCGCCCGCGTCGCCGGTGCCGACGGGTTCGGGGTGTTCTCCGTCGCACTCGCAGTGCTGGGCTTCTCGCAAATCGTCTCTCTCCTCGGCCTCCGTGGCGGCGTCAACCGCTACGTCGCGTACTATCGTGGCCAAGACGACGAGGCACGCGCCCGTGGCACAGTCCGTATCGCCGTCGTCGCAGTCCTCGTATCGAGTCTCCTCGTCGCCGTCGTCGTCGCTGCAGGCCACGAGTACCTCGCGGACCTGCTTCTGGACCCCGGCACACCCTCGCGTGTCCTCTACCTGATTGCGTTCGTCGTCCCCTTGGAGGCCCTTTCGTCGGTATTTATGGCGACGCTCCGGGGACTCAAGCGCATCGACTTTCAGGTCGCCGCACAGAACATCCTGCAGGGCATCCTCAAGATAACCGGATTTCTCGCCTTCTACTTGGCAGGGTTCGACACGCTGGTCAGTCTCGTCTTCGGGTACGCGACGGCGATGGTCGGCACACTGCTCGTCGGTCTCTACTTCGTCGAGGGTCGAGAATTCCCCGTGCTACGCGGTGGGGCACGCTACGAGCCACGGGAACTGTTGGTGTTCTCGATTCCGTTGTTGTTCACGGGCGCGCTCAACCTCGTGGTGGACTGGACGGACGTGTTGATGCTCGGGTACTTCGGCGTCAACGCCGACGTCGGTATCTACAACATCGCGTTGCAGGTGGCGATGGTGATGCAAATCGGGTTCACGGCGTTCGGAGCAATCACGGGACCCGTCCTCTCGGAACTCGTCGGGAAGGACGAACTCGGAGAACTCGAATCGGTGTTGAAAATATCGAACAAGTGGGTGCTGGTCCTGACAGTCCCGATGGTGGCGTTCGTCTTCCCGTTCGCCTCCGATGTCGTGCGACTGTTCGGGACGGAGTTCCGACAAGGCGCGAGCGTGGTGGTACTCATCGGCATCGCGATGCTTGTCAAGACGACGTTCAGCATGAGTGGCACGGTCATCAAGAGTATGGGGCACTCGAACATCATCCTCGCGAACCACGCCGTCGCTGGCGTGTTGAATTTCCTGATGAACCTCGTCCTCATCCCGCAGCTCGGCATCGTCGGCGCGGCCATCGCAACCAGCGTCGCAATCGGATTAGACGGCATACTTCCGGGCGTCGAACTGTACCTCTGGAAGCGTATCTCGCCACTCAGGCCGGACTTCGTGGAACCGGTCGCCGCCGCCGCCGTGTCGACGGTAGCAATCTTCGTCGGTCTCGGGTGGGCGACTGACATCCACTACCTGATGATTCTCCCCGTCGGGACGGTCTATCTTTTCGTCTACGGGTTCGTTCTGATGAGCATCGGTGGCCTCAAAGAGGAAGACGTGTACATTCTCGAAGCGATGCGGGACCGAACGGGCTTCGAGAGTCCACGTATCGAGCGGTTCGTCCGCCGCTTCGTCTGA
- a CDS encoding polysaccharide deacetylase family protein, whose translation MSKIACITGDVHHDLGNTPWDSDEPEHALEYARLLDRKDAKGTVFVTGKCARRSAETIGEIAAMDCMEVGAHTYQAFKIAPTILPRGGYPVDYNGKTWNIDLRQGHHYLMWAIWGSFYGPLWYQKWNVGRTVRALREAGVEPTAWRTHGYDSGDITFEALDHHGFFAVSDVRADEFDVYRQTGDLWQATIVGPTDEMVSPDGDNEAYRRQFFEHVERASDRAEPVVFQMHPKRQAMMEYDHLAEAVDRLRAEGYEFMTLTEAVSELTGVPAPAGLR comes from the coding sequence ATGAGTAAAATCGCCTGCATCACCGGCGACGTTCACCACGACCTCGGGAATACCCCGTGGGACAGCGACGAGCCCGAACACGCACTCGAATACGCTCGCCTCCTCGACAGAAAGGACGCGAAGGGAACGGTGTTCGTCACCGGCAAGTGCGCCCGCCGGAGTGCCGAAACCATCGGCGAAATCGCCGCGATGGACTGCATGGAGGTCGGTGCCCACACCTATCAAGCGTTCAAAATCGCACCGACGATACTACCGCGCGGCGGGTACCCGGTTGACTACAACGGGAAGACGTGGAACATCGACCTCAGACAGGGGCACCACTACCTGATGTGGGCCATCTGGGGGTCGTTCTACGGCCCGCTGTGGTATCAGAAGTGGAACGTGGGCCGGACGGTCCGCGCGCTCAGAGAGGCCGGCGTCGAACCGACCGCGTGGCGGACGCACGGGTACGACAGCGGTGACATCACCTTCGAGGCACTCGACCATCACGGCTTCTTCGCCGTCAGCGACGTGCGCGCCGACGAGTTCGACGTGTATCGACAGACTGGCGACCTTTGGCAAGCGACCATCGTCGGTCCCACCGACGAGATGGTCAGCCCGGACGGCGACAACGAGGCGTATCGGCGACAGTTCTTCGAACACGTCGAGCGCGCGAGTGACCGCGCGGAACCGGTCGTCTTCCAGATGCACCCCAAGCGACAGGCCATGATGGAGTACGACCACCTCGCGGAGGCAGTCGACCGTCTCCGTGCTGAGGGATACGAGTTCATGACGCTCACGGAAGCCGTCTCGGAGTTGACGGGCGTCCCCGCCCCAGCAGGACTGCGGTGA
- a CDS encoding NAD-dependent epimerase/dehydratase family protein produces MTEHIAVTGAAGYIGSALLPLLQDDDDVSQVTVLDDLSSGSRTNLEAVALSDNFNFREVDVRDYGEVENGLAGADGVIHLAAITGAPSTHDRPDETRAVNYEGTENVLAAAAKNDLDNVVFASTCNLYGRAASDNLDETIEPDPLSPYAETKYESEQLVRERAEEHGFNGISLRMSTNYGYAPGIRFNLVINYFVFRALTGEPLTVYGDGSNWRPYIHVRDAARAYKHAVLNPEKWDDDVYNVGLNDQNYRVEEIAEIVREEVGDVEITYLGDKNPGPSYNVNFDKVKQTGFQPEWSVREGVNDLVNRFVADDRTQYSLDG; encoded by the coding sequence ATGACAGAACACATCGCAGTCACTGGTGCGGCCGGCTACATCGGGAGTGCCTTGCTGCCGCTACTCCAGGACGACGACGACGTATCGCAAGTGACCGTTCTCGACGACCTCTCTTCGGGGTCGCGGACGAACCTCGAAGCGGTCGCGCTCAGCGACAATTTCAATTTCCGAGAGGTCGACGTCCGGGATTACGGTGAGGTCGAGAACGGCCTCGCCGGCGCCGACGGTGTCATTCACCTCGCGGCCATCACGGGCGCGCCGAGTACCCACGACCGACCCGACGAGACACGAGCAGTCAACTACGAGGGAACGGAGAACGTCCTCGCGGCCGCGGCCAAGAACGACCTCGACAACGTGGTGTTCGCCTCGACTTGTAACCTCTACGGGCGGGCAGCCAGCGACAACCTCGACGAGACGATAGAGCCTGACCCACTTAGCCCGTACGCCGAGACGAAGTACGAATCCGAGCAGTTGGTCCGTGAACGCGCCGAAGAACACGGCTTCAACGGGATTTCTCTCCGGATGAGTACGAACTACGGCTACGCGCCCGGCATCCGGTTCAACCTCGTCATCAACTACTTCGTCTTCCGGGCTCTCACAGGGGAACCGCTGACCGTGTACGGCGACGGGAGCAACTGGCGACCCTACATCCACGTCCGAGACGCGGCCCGGGCGTACAAACACGCCGTGCTAAACCCCGAGAAATGGGACGACGACGTGTACAACGTCGGTCTGAACGACCAGAACTACCGTGTCGAGGAAATCGCGGAAATCGTCCGTGAAGAGGTCGGCGACGTGGAGATAACCTATCTCGGCGACAAGAACCCCGGACCGTCCTACAACGTCAACTTCGACAAGGTCAAGCAGACGGGCTTTCAGCCGGAATGGTCCGTCCGTGAGGGGGTCAACGACCTCGTCAACCGGTTTGTGGCGGACGACCGGACACAGTACTCGCTGGATGGCTGA
- a CDS encoding DegT/DnrJ/EryC1/StrS family aminotransferase — MTGSNELGQVELGTPVVGEDELDAIADVFETGWVLNGPTTREFEDEFAEYVGAEHAVSVVNCTAGMDMALNALDLPEDATVIVPGQAFIANGIAIGQNGFEPLFVDVDPETYNITADAIAERGAEADAVLLIHHGGYPCDMDAIMDVADEYDLRVVEDAAHALGSEYEGEKIGVHGDATVFSFGPLKMITTGMGGMVTTPHEDVADNVETLRSYGMDTDAWNREEDPKPWQYSIPQLGHNYRLSDVASGMGLAQLEKVEDFIAHRRQRAAEYTAAFDDVDGIETPPVTDNRRHTYLYYVVRVTDEYPLSRDELAHKLMDADVGISVHWDPALHHHQLFDEQGPTPTLPVSEQLADELLTLPMHPRLTKAEAEHVIELIDTETDK; from the coding sequence ATGACTGGGTCGAACGAACTGGGCCAAGTCGAACTCGGCACGCCCGTTGTCGGCGAAGACGAACTCGACGCTATCGCGGACGTGTTCGAGACGGGCTGGGTCCTGAACGGTCCGACGACTCGTGAATTCGAGGATGAATTCGCGGAGTACGTCGGTGCGGAACACGCTGTCAGCGTCGTCAACTGTACGGCGGGAATGGACATGGCACTGAACGCACTGGACCTCCCCGAGGACGCGACGGTTATCGTCCCCGGACAGGCGTTCATCGCCAACGGTATCGCCATCGGACAGAACGGTTTCGAACCGTTGTTCGTCGATGTCGACCCGGAGACGTACAACATCACTGCCGACGCCATCGCCGAACGCGGGGCGGAGGCGGACGCTGTTCTGTTGATACACCACGGCGGCTATCCCTGTGACATGGACGCTATCATGGACGTTGCGGACGAGTACGACCTCCGGGTCGTCGAGGACGCCGCTCACGCACTCGGGAGCGAGTACGAAGGCGAGAAAATCGGTGTTCACGGGGACGCGACGGTGTTCAGTTTCGGCCCACTCAAGATGATAACGACCGGGATGGGTGGGATGGTGACGACACCACACGAGGATGTCGCGGACAACGTCGAGACGCTGCGGTCGTACGGGATGGACACCGACGCGTGGAACCGCGAAGAGGACCCGAAGCCGTGGCAGTACTCCATCCCACAACTGGGCCACAACTACCGCCTCTCGGACGTTGCATCCGGGATGGGGCTGGCACAACTGGAGAAAGTCGAGGACTTCATCGCTCACCGCCGCCAGCGTGCCGCCGAGTACACTGCGGCCTTCGACGATGTCGACGGCATCGAGACGCCGCCAGTAACCGACAATCGGCGGCATACGTATCTCTACTACGTTGTCCGCGTCACCGACGAGTATCCTCTCTCCCGGGACGAACTCGCGCACAAACTCATGGACGCGGATGTCGGTATCAGCGTCCACTGGGACCCGGCACTCCACCACCACCAACTGTTCGACGAGCAGGGCCCCACGCCGACGCTCCCCGTCTCTGAGCAGTTGGCCGACGAGCTATTGACGCTACCGATGCATCCAAGGTTGACGAAGGCAGAAGCCGAACACGTAATCGAACTAATCGATACGGAGACAGATAAATGA
- a CDS encoding acyltransferase: MDKAEFLEWIDFEENRFHPLVWLNGDPDIGEGVYLGFFSVVNAKDSEIRIGDGCDIAPFVSLNCADSHRKCLGLTEEVDRSAIELEHNVFIGTQTVVKPGTTIGHHSVVGAGEVVSGDIPPYSLVVDGTVEEGYYETAVRDATE, encoded by the coding sequence ATGGACAAGGCCGAGTTCTTGGAGTGGATCGACTTCGAGGAAAACCGGTTCCATCCGTTGGTCTGGTTGAACGGGGACCCGGACATCGGGGAGGGAGTCTACCTCGGATTCTTCAGCGTCGTCAACGCGAAAGACTCGGAGATACGCATCGGAGATGGGTGTGATATCGCGCCGTTCGTCTCGCTCAACTGTGCCGACTCCCACCGCAAGTGTCTCGGACTGACCGAGGAGGTGGACAGGTCTGCCATCGAACTCGAACACAACGTCTTCATCGGGACACAGACGGTCGTGAAACCCGGTACGACCATCGGCCACCACAGCGTCGTCGGTGCCGGTGAAGTTGTCTCGGGTGACATCCCGCCGTACTCGCTCGTCGTCGACGGAACGGTGGAGGAGGGATACTACGAGACGGCGGTCCGTGACGCCACGGAGTGA
- a CDS encoding glycosyltransferase family 2 protein produces the protein MSESPQVSVVVPAYNEADYIEQCVRSVLEQEASVPFEMVVCDDASADETRSILRSLESEYDALRVLENDENRGMFPTSERLVNAAESDRIVRMDADSYMKPGTVQALSEAFDAGADIVYGKIDVANTQSLHPAASQVGKEQGRATWWGGACMGVRRGLLSDGTEEVDGIGPKMKYLGPKHQVEALDVDVTTLEDVGVYSNFPTDLQGVLRRKYESGTLYIVECRHSPENFSLSEMRGPLFWTVFAAVAVASLRFSKLRSLAALLLCIPLLQYGRDAPLAVDISDRESFYLLYPLYKSGSGLARTAGIWRRADALVDILARKWSLSDRSPEN, from the coding sequence ATGAGTGAGTCGCCGCAAGTGTCGGTGGTCGTCCCCGCCTACAACGAGGCCGACTACATCGAACAGTGTGTCCGGTCCGTCCTCGAACAGGAGGCGTCCGTGCCCTTCGAGATGGTCGTCTGTGACGACGCGTCAGCCGACGAGACGCGCTCGATTCTCCGGTCGCTCGAATCGGAGTACGACGCCCTGAGGGTCCTCGAAAACGACGAGAACCGGGGGATGTTCCCCACTTCGGAACGGTTGGTCAACGCAGCAGAGAGCGACCGAATCGTCCGAATGGACGCCGACTCGTACATGAAGCCGGGAACCGTACAGGCACTGTCGGAGGCTTTCGACGCCGGTGCGGACATCGTCTACGGGAAAATCGACGTGGCAAACACCCAGTCGCTCCACCCGGCAGCCTCGCAAGTCGGGAAAGAACAGGGCCGCGCGACGTGGTGGGGTGGGGCCTGCATGGGTGTGCGGCGGGGGTTGCTGTCGGACGGCACCGAGGAGGTGGACGGTATCGGGCCGAAGATGAAGTACCTCGGGCCCAAGCACCAAGTCGAAGCACTCGACGTCGACGTGACGACACTCGAAGACGTGGGCGTCTACTCTAACTTTCCGACCGACTTGCAAGGAGTTCTCCGTCGCAAGTACGAGTCAGGGACGTTGTACATCGTCGAGTGTCGACACAGCCCAGAGAACTTCTCGTTGTCAGAGATGCGCGGACCGCTGTTCTGGACCGTCTTCGCTGCCGTGGCAGTGGCGTCCCTCAGGTTCTCGAAACTTCGGTCCCTCGCGGCACTCCTGTTGTGTATCCCCCTCCTACAGTACGGCCGCGATGCACCGCTCGCCGTCGATATTTCCGACCGGGAGTCGTTTTATTTGCTCTACCCCCTGTACAAGTCCGGTTCCGGTCTCGCCAGAACTGCGGGCATCTGGCGGCGTGCCGACGCGCTGGTCGACATTCTCGCACGGAAGTGGTCGTTGTCGGACCGTTCGCCGGAGAATTGA
- a CDS encoding formyltransferase family protein, translated as MSGAGQSDDEYGVVLLSKAGVGGGKRETLARLADTDGITVAGVVVEDMIHGSLPEYVTDLLRKVIRRRGSGYPVRGFNAARDIAKTVRSRLSPTESDGDGDTDPDDDPLADVPVREVSDMLSDRAASEIRAMDPDLAIVWGTRILPRRIFDIPTDGSIGVHAGKIPEYRGGPAGFWELYYGEDEAGVTVQKLNEELDAGQIVKQETVAIDPGDTLADVRAKQHGITADLVVDSVRGLADGSLEPRDWDGEKRPVNTPPSLGQLLAFRLRGRR; from the coding sequence ATGAGCGGTGCGGGCCAGTCGGACGACGAGTACGGCGTCGTCCTCCTCTCTAAGGCAGGGGTAGGTGGGGGGAAGCGGGAGACGCTGGCGCGATTGGCGGACACTGACGGCATCACCGTCGCCGGTGTCGTCGTCGAAGACATGATACACGGGTCGCTCCCGGAGTACGTCACGGACCTTCTGCGGAAGGTGATTCGCCGTCGTGGCAGTGGGTACCCAGTTCGTGGCTTCAACGCCGCTCGGGACATCGCCAAGACGGTCCGTAGTCGGCTCTCACCGACCGAGAGCGATGGCGACGGCGACACGGACCCGGACGACGACCCGCTCGCCGATGTCCCTGTCCGCGAAGTCTCCGACATGCTGAGCGACCGTGCGGCGAGCGAGATACGGGCGATGGACCCCGACCTCGCCATCGTCTGGGGGACGCGCATTCTGCCACGGCGTATCTTCGACATTCCGACCGACGGCTCCATCGGCGTCCACGCGGGGAAGATACCGGAGTACCGTGGCGGCCCCGCCGGCTTCTGGGAACTCTACTACGGCGAGGACGAGGCGGGCGTGACGGTCCAGAAGTTGAACGAGGAACTCGACGCCGGACAGATAGTCAAACAGGAGACGGTCGCCATCGACCCCGGCGACACACTCGCGGACGTGCGTGCGAAACAGCACGGAATCACGGCCGACCTCGTAGTCGATTCCGTCCGCGGATTGGCCGACGGGTCGCTTGAACCCAGAGACTGGGACGGCGAGAAACGCCCCGTCAACACGCCCCCCTCGCTCGGGCAACTGCTTGCGTTCCGGCTTCGAGGCCGACGGTAG